A stretch of DNA from Vanrija pseudolonga chromosome 6, complete sequence:
GCTCGTCATTAGGACTCCAGGCGACACCGTGGCACGCCTCACGGTGGCCCTGGAAGCCGTGGATGTTGGTAAGATGCGGCGTGAAGTACTTGATCGACCCCGACTTGTCGCACGAGACGAGGTACTGGCCGTTGTGCGAGTATGACATGGAGCGGATCGAGTCGTCGTGTACCTGCGTGATGGACTCGTAGTTGAACGACGCGCCGTTCCACAACGTGAACTGTCCCTTGTCGTTTCCTGTGAGCAGACGACGCGCATCAGGCGTCCACTGCACGACGCGGGTCGGGGAGCGTTCCTTGTTGATCGATGTGTGGACAAAGTAGTCGCagatcgaggtcgacgggtTGTCAATGTGCGCCACTGGTGGCAACAGCTGCAGGGGTCAGCAACGAGCCTCCGGCCCCCAACAAGACACTCACGTTGATGACATCCGATGGACTGGGGTATATTGGTGGCAAGTATGGGTGCACTCCCTTCATCTTACCCATCTGGGACCTCGTCAGCCACAGCTCCCCGATAACCACCATTGCCTGCCATCGTGCACGGCCATGCCTCGATCGACAGACACCCTTGCATACTCACCATGCGGAACTTTTGGATGCCGCCCATGTAGTCGACTGTCCTTCGAGGCTTGTACCTCCTGTTCGCTCGTGCATCGCCTGGCGGGCGAGTCACGGCTGCCTGGTACGCTgcctgctcgagcacctcctcaTTGTCCGGATGGTTGGGCTCGAGATACTTTGTTGGCTTCCAGGTGTCTGGTCCCCGCGGTCTTGATGGCCCAGCCAGATCGCTCGCCGTgggagcagcagctgctgctgctgctgctgctgtcgttgtcgctgtTAGTGTTGCTGTCGCCATGATGTCGACGACTGGGTGCGAGTTGGACAAATGCATCGACCATTGTCGTTGAGCAGCAAGTAGGTGGTGCAGCCGGCACAACGGTGGTTGTCCATTCCATTGACGGGATCAAATCTCCCCTTTGCAGTGTCAGTTCAAAACTGGCTCACTCCGTTCGCTGGTTGCGATGTGTGCTCGTCGTTTCAATCACGACAACTCGACAACCCCCAACCACCCTCTTGCAACCTCTTGCTCGCGTTCCATCAACCATTCATAAACATCAACCTCGCTGCATCCACGAGCATATCAAAGCCATGGAACTTCTCATCAAGTTCCACTCATAAAAATCGCCAACTCTTTATTGCATTCGCGCCGTTATCATTCGCCGCGTCACCGCGCCACCTCTGTCACCCGAACAACAAGACACAAACAAATCTTCAACCCTTTCCGAGCAAAGTTACGTGGCCAACTCGGCGCGCCCTTTAGCAAACCTCGCCATCCCACCCGTGCACATCATTATCAACCCTCTCAGCTCGCCCTAGTTGCTAGGCAGGTCACAATGGTATACGACCCCGTGCGCGACTGCGACATTCCGTCGCCCGCCGTGTCTTCGCGACCGCCCATTTGGGGTTCAGATCCTCCCAacgcacctcctcctcccgctTTCCATGACAGGACATCCATCTCTTCGACCCCATCAAATCGTCCCATTAGCCGTGGGGGACCTGGGTCCCTCCGTGGACTGTTGAATGACGATGCGCCGAGTCCCACGAGTCGACGGGGTAGCGAGGTAACTGTATCGTCTATCCAGGACGACGATCGCGACTACCACTCTGGCCCCAGTTCTTCGCATTCGCGGCCACATCTCGCAAAACTCCTCAACGAGCCTGCTCCCCCGCTGGTGCGCAGCCCGTCGAGCGGATCAGTGCCCTCTGTCCACTATGATGGAAGCTCTCCGCGCATGTCGGCGGCAAGCACGTCGTTGCATCCTTCTGCGCTCTCGGCGGCACGGACAAGTGTGAGCGCCAGTCGCTCTCCTTTAATGAGCACAACCGGCCTCAGCAGTccagcatcatcatcgtctGCTCTCGCTACAGACTCTTACCATGCCCACCCCTTGGCAGAGTCCTTGTCACGTCGCGCGAGCTCTAGCTACGACACGCGTCCAATGcctccgcccgccgagccgcctATCCGCTCGTACGACCAATACAACACACCAGTCCAACACCCCTCTAATCTCTCCTCTCCTGGTGTATCAGTTTCTCCTCGCAGCCAGAGCGTGGCTCTGCCAGCTGCACCTGcttactcgtcgtcgcgaccaaGCTCAGCACGCAGCAACTCGAACCCGTGGCAGCCACCTGCAAACACGCACTCGTCGCCCGAGtccacgacacgacgactcTCGGATGACCCCCCTGCGCCACGGGTACCGCCATCGaatggccgccgcgctgtccccccaccacctcccAGCAAACCGTACCGTCCTTTGAACCCAACACGGTCGAGAACCATCCTTCAGCCAATTACAGACGAAGAAATCCAGCATCTTCGCGAGATTGCCCAACGCCACAATATCCTTCGCTCTCGAGGACCGTGGGCGGCTCCGTCGTGGTCAGCACCGTCTCCTCGAGACACTGTGGGCGACAGCTTTGCATCTGGTGGCCGGTCGGGAGGACCATCTCGTCGCGGCTCGGAAGCCAGTGCTCCAGAAAACCGCCCCGACAACCGTCTACGAGAACAGCACGAGTCTTACGGCCGACCACAGGGAACCAAGCGGTCATCGGAAGGTGATGACGACCTGCGGGCCGCTTCTCGCCCGCGAACGGATACCTACCAGGGCAAtgctgccgccgtctcgAGTTACTACAACTCTCGTCAAGAGGTTGGTGTCAACCAGCGCGAGTTCTCGCCCATCATTGGTCTGAAAAAGTTCAACAACTGGGTCAAGTCTGTCCTCATCGGCAAGTTTGTTGGCGGAGAAGGACGTAGACCTGGTGCCAAGGTTCTCGACATTGGAtgcggcaagggcggcgacctGAACAAGTGGAAGGTGGCCCGAATATCTCTCTATGTTGGCATGGGTAGGTTGATGCGGTTGGTTTGCTGGGCCTGTTGCTAATTGTTTCAGACATTGCCGATGTCTCTGTTGACCAGGCCCGTGAACGATACAACTCTTTGCGGGGCAACCGGTTCGAGGGCTACTTCAAAGCGCACGACTGCTACGCACGGCCCATCTCGGAGGCGCTGCCGGAGCGATACAAGCAGCGCAACCTCTACGACAACGTGACCATGCAGTTCTGCATGCACTACGCGTTCGAGACGGCGTCCAAAGCCCGGATGATGATCGAGAATGTGTCGAGATACCTACGCAAGGGCGGTATCTTTATCGGAACGATTCCAAACACCGACCTTCTACTGTAAGTTTGGCCCCACAGTCTGCAAATCTGCATGTCTGACAAGACAACAGGGAGAGGCTGGAGCAGATTCCTGAAGGCGAACCCCTGGAGTTTGGCAACTCGTGTTACTCGATTACATTCGAGGAACGGCACCACAAGGGGATTTACGGCCACGCGTATCACTTCTACCTCGAAGACGCGGTTGAGGGTGTCCCCGAGTACACTGTTGACTGGGACAACTTTGTGTCGTAAGTGTGGACCGCTGTGTACAGTCGAATGCCCAGCTAACCCAGCAATAGCCTTGCCCGCGAGTATGGTCTCGAGCTCACCTACAAGAAGACGTTCAACGACATTCTGCAGGAAGAGCAGAGCACAAGAGACTTTGGCCCTCTGCTTGGCAAGATGGGTGTTGTCAATGAGCACGGAGAGAGTGCAATGGACAGTGACCAGTGGGAGGCTGCGAGTGAGTATTACAGGGATCCCTCGTGTGGTAATGACTGACGCGCGCAGATTTGTATATGGGATTCGCGTTCACCAAGGTGTAAGATTAGTATCTGTAGGACTATGTGAGCCCGTGGGCACCAGTCTCACATGCCTGTGCTGTTGTGTGGGGTGACGGGAGGGTGTTATGAGGGTGGGGGAGCAAGGTGTACGAGGCGCGTGTTGAAACGCCTCCGAGGCACTGGTTGTCTCTTGTCAACAAGGGGGGCTATTCCCCGTATTGACAGCGACAGGCGACTGTCATTCTTCGGGGAGCACTCTTGTGGAACAAATATTGATAAGAGGAGAGGCGACGATAAGGGAATTTGTACGTTTCACGGCCACACAGTCGAGGAGTCGAGGAGATGGTGCTCTCTTCAGCCGCTAGCGAAGTGGGCTGGTGGGAGTCGCACCCCGGAGATCCGTTGCCGGCTCGTCACTGTTGGTAGCTCGGTCACCGCATCGTGGCCAACAGAGAAGGAAGgagcgtgcagcgtgcaCTTTCCAGGCCGGGGAGTGGGTCTGGTGGTCATGTCGCGCCACGAATGCAAGACACGGGATTCCGCGACGTAGACGTAGGTGGGGCAGACCGTAATATCGACACTGTCTGCACACGGAGCGCGGTTAGTTCCGCTGTCTGAAGTCTATCAGAACTCGGCTGCCACCCGCCAGGTATCCGGGTTGTCAgtgcgaggtggtgggtgtcTGGGCTTCTCACCTTTACCTCGTCGTGCGTCTCATCTGGTGCCCCGCCAACTTCATGACTCGGTGCCACAGATCaccgtcgttgtcgtcgtccctGGCTAGTACTACGTGGTTAGTCACGCTCGTGCTAGCTTCACGAAGCGGGAGCTTGTCGTGTGGCATGCCGCACCAGACTGATGCCCAGCGATGCTCAAGGCGACGCTCGACGATGCTCGGGAGCCCAAGACCGAGCCCGCCAGCCAGTCACGCATAGTCGCAAAGGTTACCCTTGACCCTGCGCGGCCTTGTTGTCCTTGTTGTCCCGAATCCATCTGATTCCTAATCTATGGTTGTTCCCGTGCGCGATATAGATGCCGATGATGATGGCCGAGGTGTTAccctgttgttgttgttgacgcAGTGACAATGACGGCGatgatgacgccgaggagcggcACCAGTTTGTTgggcttgttgttgttgagcGCACCGATCGCGCCGAGCTCTAGTACGCCCAGCCGAGTCTCGTCGCGACCACTATACCACTACCTGCACTCTCGCACCTCTCGGCAATGCCATCAACTATAACGTAGAGCGGGGAGAGCATGTGGCCGCAATGTGACTGTGCACTCGTTGATGGGAACCATCCTCTGGCCGTGACGTCAGTGGTCCAAAAGTGCCACAAAAGTCATGTCGCCGGCAATCCCCGTTGGCTTGAACAAGGCTCGTCGCGTTCAGCCATTGTGGACATTGTCCCATTTTGACCCTGAACATGAGACTTGCACGCTAGCGTGCATTCAAAGGTGTGCCCACCCATGCCACCCaccgcgtgcgtgcgtcagACAGAGCGTGTCGCctgccgcagccgccgctgctgcccttgtgcgcccccccccccttgaCGCCTGACGCCCCTTGACGCCCTGactctgccgccgcgcgtgaTGCGCCTGCTGCAttccagcccagccagccagcgcagcATCCAGCCGCCCTTGCTCGTGCGGCCAgacccacacccacaccgcgCACGCAACCGACCTTCTCCCCCCCGCTTCGCTCGAttctccccccccccccggtCACCCACGGCACCACCCAACATTAACCACCCCTTTCCATTGTTGACACGCTCAccaacacccaccccactcTACTACTCCTACTACACTCCTCACCACCTTtcatcctcctccctccctcctccttaCTCTCAGCTGTGTGCGTTGCACAGACGCATACAGCTAacccctccttcctccttGCATTGCATCGCACGCCAAAAAAAGCAAAGGACTCGTCGCGCGGTCACGtccctcgccaccgtcacGCTCTGTTCCCCCGTCCAACCCTCCAACCCACCGGACATTCCGATCACACTCACCCACCTACCACTCgtctgcccccgccgccgcccatcaaTCGGTTCCTCCACACCCACTACTCCACAAACTTGAATCCTATCACGGCGTCTCTCTTCGGCAACTACTCGTATAGAGTCATTGCCCACGCGAGCACATCATCAACGTAGTCTTGTGCCCCACCTCCAGCattgccgtcgccgcggccaccagTCACCCTTCACCCCCCCCCGCCCGGCCCGGCGAGCCAACCACCCCTCTCGGCCCCACTCTTGTTGCGCCCCCCTCCGGCATTTCAACCCCCGACTAGTCGGAACCTCGGTCCTGTCTGCCGACCATCATCATCTTATCCCTCCACACTCTACCATCTTGCATCTAGCACTTGGACCGCCCCACCACATCTAGGTGCGACCTCGCTACCACCTCttgcctcggcgcgcgctgcagtggcccctccccctcaccgcaccaccgcgccgTCCTCCCCATCTCTCTACGCGACGAGGCCTGGGCGTGACGTAGTGTCCACCCCGACCATCGTCCTCGTGCCTGCCTTGCAAGCAGCATGACTGTCACCCAACGACGAGTCCGCGCCGACCCCCAACGGCCAGATGATCGTGTTGGTGAGTACTTGACTttgctcgcgccgccgacgcccatgCTGACACCCTACTCCAGTTACCGAGCCTGGTACGTTGCTGACTCCGCCTTCCTCCATGTCACCGAGTGTTATGCTAACCACCTTGCGCGCAGGCGTCAAGTACACGTGTGACAGCTGTAAGTTGTTGCGGTGCAGCTGTGTGTGTGGAATGACCGCTGACTCGGCTTCAGGTGGCGTCGACATCACCCACACCATCCGCATCAAGTGCGCGGCCGTAGAGTGCGAAGAGGTCGACCTGTGCCCCAACTGTTTCTCCGAGGGCAAGGAAGTCCAGCGCCATCGCGCATGGCACCCATACAAAGTTGTTGTGAGTTTGCCTTCCCCCCATTCTCCCATTCTCTCCATCGCCCATCATGTCACTCACACTTGCCCAGGAACAACACTCCTACCCCATCTTTACAGCCGACTGGGGAGCAGACGAAGAGTTACTGCTCGTCTCTGGCCTCATCCACCATGGTCTGGGAAACTGgatcgaggtcgccgaccaTGTTGGCACCCGCACCAAGGAAGAGTGCGAGAAGCACTATCTCCAGGTGTACCTCGGCCAGGGCGACAAGTCCAAGACGCCTTCCTCCGTCACAGTCGTCGACAGCAACCGCGAGTTCATGCCCCCAATGGACCGCGACTTTGAGGTCGACCCAGACGAGTTccaggagaagaagcggAGGAGAATAGAGGAGATGAGGAAGCCCGCCGCCATCCCACCAGCGGGCTCTATCGCTCCGCTCGTGTCGGCTCCAACCAATCACGAAGTCGGTGGCTTCATGCCTGGCCGTCTCGAGTTTGAGCATGAGCTGGAAAACGACGCCGAATTGGCCGTCAAGGACATGGAGTTCGGCCTCGTGTTCAAGTttggtggcgacgagcagcctCAAGCAAAGATTACGCGGCCAgtggaggaagacgaggaagaggaggaagacgatgacgaagaggacgaggacgacgtcaaGCCCAAGACAGAAGAcgacgtcaagaaggagccatctgaagacgacgacgcgagctcAAATGGGAAGAAGAGGAAACGCGAAAAGGCGGTTGTGGACCCAGGAGTagatgtcgaggacgaggacgagctcgaagTCAAGCTCGCTATGCTCGACATTTACTTCAAGAAGCTTgacaagcgcgaggaggtcaaggactTGATCTTTGACCGAGCTCTGACAGAGCACAAGCGGGTACGTGTTAGCTGTCGTATCTTAGAGCTGCCAGCTGACGTTCAGATTCTCGCAAATGAGCGCAAGCGGCCAAAGGACGAGCGTGAGCTCATCCAGCGATACAAGGTCTTTGCCAAGCTGCAGACAGCTCAAGACTTTGAGGTTCTCATTGAGGGCCTGATCTTTGAGCAGCAGCTGAGGCGGCGGATCGCCGAGCTGCAAGAGTACCGCCGCGTTGGCATCACCACTGGGGCTGAAGCCGAGTCGTACGAAACAGCAAAGGCCGCCAGAGCTGGCTACCGACCTGTGGTTTCTCGCGAACAAACCGAAGTCATTCGCACTGGAGCCCGTGTCAACGCTGGCCAGCACCGCTTCCTGCATGGCACACCTGGCCCGCAGGGTGCGGCCGCCAACGACCGCGGTTCTCGCGACCCCACGCCCCGTGTTCCGGGTCACGGCGGACGGAAGCCTCCGACACCGCTCAACCTGGCCAATGCCGCATCTCTCGACCTCCTCACGACCGAGGAGCAGACGCTCTGCTCGGCGCTTCGCGTGCTCCCCAAGCCGTACCTTCTCATCAAGGAGACATATCTCCGCGAGAACGAACGGCGCAAGGGGCTGCTCAAGCGCCGCGATGCCCGCAAGATGATGAAGATCGACGTCAACAAGTCTGGACGCATCTTCGACTTCCTTGTCGCCAACGGCATCCTCAAGCTCATGTACGACCCAACCATCAAGGGTCTTGGACCCGGCAAAGAAGGCCACCATGTTGGTGTCCCCATCGACGTCACGACGGGACGACCACTGGTCCAGCCTGTAGTCCTCCAGCCTACGGCAGTCACGAATGGTGGTCCATGATGTGACCGACCAACCGTGGCGGGAGGGAGTTATCAGCCTGACGCGTTAGAtcatggcgccgaggcttGTGATTAAAGCAATAGTTGTTGTTTTGGGCAGTGGCACGGGATTAGCCTGTGCTGCGTTGTGGTGAGATACAGAGAGACAGAGAGAAGTCACATTTGCGTAGTCGTAGTCTACCATGCATATGAAGAAAGAAGTTACATGTGAGAGGTGTTACAACGAGACACTGTCACCAAACAGAGCACGTCCACGCGCGCTAAGGCGGGCAAAGCCCATACGGGCATCGGCGTCGTCTGGTGACCGCTTtgccagctcgccgcggtACGTGacgtcctcgagggcgggagtggcaagcgcgacggcggggaggaAGAGACCGAGGGCGACAAAGGCCTCGATGACGATCTGCGAAGAGTGGGTCTGtcaatgttgttgttgccaaGATGTTGCCGGATGGATATCATCATTCCCTTCCCGGCCGTGACACccaccgaggtcggcaacGCACCGGCCGGTCGGCCGAGAGCTTTCAATGTGCTCAGGTCTGGTGTGGGTTGTCAGTTTGTGCTGGTTGATAACGCGTCGCGGCCCGGGCCGATCGGGGCCCACCGGGCGCCTTGGGCCATCCAACTCACACTCGTACGTCGAGAAGGCggctgcgggggtgggtcagcttgGACTGGACTTGGACGAAGGTGGATGACAAACGCACCATGGaacagcgcgacgacggccactgttgcgaggagcttgccgagtGAGGAGGACATGGCGGGCgtggggtggtgtggtgggctGTGTGCGTGATACGAGGCGGGCGATGCGATGCGTTTTGTGGACGACGGGAGGAGGATGACTTGCGAGATGttgtcgacgtgctcgacgttgCCGCTGTCctcgatgaggtcgatgGTGCTGCTGGTTCGCTCACGTTGTCGCCATGTGGAGGGAGGGTGTCGCCTTCGGGATCAATTGACTCCACAGTCCAGTCACGTGATGCGCGATGCCACAGCCGCCGTCTGCATTCCCCGTTTGTCGTCAGTCACCGCAccgaccgccgccagccagcagtgTACCGGTAAacttgccgccgctgacTGGCAGACTGGCTGGCATCACAACCGGAGCCTGACCGACGCACGCAGCCTGACGTCTCTTCCATCTCGTGGTGTTTTCTTCAAAACAGCATCCATCcataacaacaacaacaacaagtGACAATGCCACcaaaggcagcagcagcaaagcctcccgccgccgccgccgaggtcgataATGGCGCCGATGTCGTGAGTCTGATGCCGAGTGCGATGGGCCAGTGCCATCCCAACCCCGCGGTATCGCCGCCCAGGGGTCCCGACGGCGGCCGCAGTTCGGTGCTGTACAATCATGTTTGCTGACGAGGTTGTGCACTCGTAACGTGATCACTACTCTACGCGGCACTCGGTTGGATAACACGCTTTTGCCTTGGCGCCTGGCTTTCTGATATCCCCTCGGtcccccctccgcctcggtctttgctcgccgacggtgaCGACTACGCACGACTACCGCCGACGCTGGGCTCACGCCGCATCTGCCCCCCCCTTGCTCTTGTGTCCCGGGTGTCTAAACTCTGTCGTCTATCGCCGAACCTCCAcaccgcctgcctgcccgcacccgccccacaccaccacgcccacacgCTGCTCATCGACCcgaccccaccgccgccaacctACCTATCTGCCTCGCTTGACCGCACGCTCGTTCTGGCTCTTTGCTTACACGATCAATCGTCGCATATCACCGACCACTTGTTGATAAATAACTATGCCACCCCAacaacggcgccgccgcaacgCGTCAAACTCGCCATCCCCATCCATGTTACAGGACGACTCGTCTAGCCGCGGAGGCTCGGTGGCCCCGGAAACAGAGAACAACAAGTCGAGGTAGGGACAACGGATTGCGGCATGGTTGCTGACAatccagctcgtcggcgcagaTTCGCAAGGCGCAGAACCGTatcgcgcagcgcgagttCCGACTGCGTAAGCAGGTGTGTATGATGTGTACCTCGTGATGAGGGTGGTGTGTGGTTTGTGCTGACACGTTCGTAGCAATACGTGAGTGGGGGACATGGTGGGCCGACTTTTGCCGCGGAGGCCCCACGGATGTCTTGTCTCATGTTTGTGGCGTCACTGACACTCGAGGTAGATCCGAGACCTTGAAGCCCGTGTAGAAATCCTCTCgggcgacaaggaggagcgcatcgagctcatgctcctccttgtccgCAACCTCTTGCAGGAGAACAAGGAGCTTCGGACCATGGTGAAGAACATGGCGTCGTTTGTTGGCGAGGGTGAGCGAGCACCGGCCTCGCTTGGCACTAACATTCCAGGTCTTGGCTCATGCCTGCCGCGCCTGGGCCTCAACTCTGCCCAGCTGGATTCCATTCTCAACCGCGCCGACACTGATACGGCGTACGAGGCCTTTGTGGCGCTCAAGGCGAGCAAGGAGCTCGAAGCGGCCAACCCCGGCATCGAGATTGCTCCGCTCCGTAAGCGCTCCGAAACAATCTCAGGCTCGGCAGCCCCCGGGTCTGTGCCCAAGCGGAAACGTGCCGACAGCGTTACCACCAACACCATGTCGGTCACCTCTGGCGGCGACAAGCGGCCGCGTGGAgtgtcgccgagcgagagcgcCTCAcacgctgccgctgcctcgctcgtcgccggtggCTTTGGCAACTGGGACTTTCTTTTTCCCgacccagccagcctggGGGGCGCCGTAGCTGGCCCTGGCCCGAGTAGCATCCAGTCTGGCGGCGGACAGCAGCTTGGTTTTCCTCCCAACACTTCGTACGGTGCCTATGGCGTCTTTCCCCCCATCAACCCTTCGGTGACAGGCtctggcgagggcgacacgCCCGAGTCTGACCGCCAGCgcagcctgcgcgccgctgtcgctcACTTGACCAGCTCGACTGTTGAGAGGTCGCAGACGCCCAACATTACGACATTAGCCAACAACATGAGCTCTGCCCAGGTTGAGGAGCGCCGCAGGCTTCAGGAAGAGCTCCGGTTGAGCCTGGAGGGTGAGGAAGCTGCtgagcgcaagctcgacgctCTGCAACTTGTCACGTACCACCTGAACAAGTGAGGGCGGGCCTGAGGATGTCTGCTAATGTTGCAGCTTTCGCGTAAACGCAGAGTactcgctgccgccgtcccTCCACCCTACGCCGGTGCAGCAGACGGTGCCGCACCAGCACGCGATTGACGGGATTCTCTTCCCAACAATCCGCGACCGGATGATTCTGCTGCGCGGGCGGTTCGACCTGGTGGAGGCGTTCCACATGTACATTAGTGACGTGAGTGGCAACGGGCGTGCTTCGCCTTGCTGTTGTGAGCCCGGCTGACTCTGGCAGTTCAATAttcacggcgacgacgtgctcgaccaCCGCAACTGGGAGCCGTCTGAGCGGTGGCTGCGCGAGTTCCAGTGAGTCTTGCGACGCTTGTGTCGTGACGTTCGTCTCTGACAACCCAGGAtccttgccgacggcgaggtctACGCCATTGCCAACAAGTGGCGGGTGCACCGCGGCCTGCCTCCGCTCGTGCGCGAGCCGGACTCGCCGCAGACGACGGTCGCATTGGCGGGGCTGACAGGCAACCTGTCTGCTCACTAGATATACTATTGTACATGTacaggaggaggaaggagggaaGAGGTGTCTTGTTGACGAcgaagcgcgaggcgcacaCACTATGCAGCTAATGCCGGATGAGCGTGTGCCGTGGTTGTGAACTTACGGGCAGAGTAGGTTGCGACGAGGTGAGCCCACATGTCCGAGGCACGCGAGTAAGTCTTGAGGCGCTCCTTGATatcgggcgaggcgacggcaCGCAGAATGGCCCCctgggcgaggtgctcgcgctTGCGCCAATCAAGccactgcgcgcgctgctggacgAGCAAGAGCTCGTTGCGCACGCGCGTG
This window harbors:
- the ABD1 gene encoding mRNA cap guanine-N7 methyltransferase — encoded protein: MVYDPVRDCDIPSPAVSSRPPIWGSDPPNAPPPPAFHDRTSISSTPSNRPISRGGPGSLRGLLNDDAPSPTSRRGSEVTVSSIQDDDRDYHSGPSSSHSRPHLAKLLNEPAPPLVRSPSSGSVPSVHYDGSSPRMSAASTSLHPSALSAARTSVSASRSPLMSTTGLSSPASSSSALATDSYHAHPLAESLSRRASSSYDTRPMPPPAEPPIRSYDQYNTPVQHPSNLSSPGVSVSPRSQSVALPAAPAYSSSRPSSARSNSNPWQPPANTHSSPESTTRRLSDDPPAPRVPPSNGRRAVPPPPPSKPYRPLNPTRSRTILQPITDEEIQHLREIAQRHNILRSRGPWAAPSWSAPSPRDTVGDSFASGGRSGGPSRRGSEASAPENRPDNRLREQHESYGRPQGTKRSSEGDDDLRAASRPRTDTYQGNAAAVSSYYNSRQEVGVNQREFSPIIGLKKFNNWVKSVLIGKFVGGEGRRPGAKVLDIGCGKGGDLNKWKVARISLYVGMDIADVSVDQARERYNSLRGNRFEGYFKAHDCYARPISEALPERYKQRNLYDNVTMQFCMHYAFETASKARMMIENVSRYLRKGGIFIGTIPNTDLLLERLEQIPEGEPLEFGNSCYSITFEERHHKGIYGHAYHFYLEDAVEGVPEYTVDWDNFVSLAREYGLELTYKKTFNDILQEEQSTRDFGPLLGKMGVVNEHGESAMDSDQWEAANLYMGFAFTKV
- the ADA2 gene encoding Transcriptional adapter 2; this translates as MTVTQRRVRADPQRPDDRVVTEPGTLLTPPSSMSPSVMLTTLRAGVKYTCDSCGVDITHTIRIKCAAVECEEVDLCPNCFSEGKEVQRHRAWHPYKVVEQHSYPIFTADWGADEELLLVSGLIHHGLGNWIEVADHVGTRTKEECEKHYLQVYLGQGDKSKTPSSVTVVDSNREFMPPMDRDFEVDPDEFQEKKRRRIEEMRKPAAIPPAGSIAPLVSAPTNHEVGGFMPGRLEFEHELENDAELAVKDMEFGLVFKFGGDEQPQAKITRPVEEDEEEEEDDDEEDEDDVKPKTEDDVKKEPSEDDDASSNGKKRKREKAVVDPGVDVEDEDELEVKLAMLDIYFKKLDKREEVKDLIFDRALTEHKRILANERKRPKDERELIQRYKVFAKLQTAQDFEVLIEGLIFEQQLRRRIAELQEYRRVGITTGAEAESYETAKAARAGYRPVVSREQTEVIRTGARVNAGQHRFLHGTPGPQGAAANDRGSRDPTPRVPGHGGRKPPTPLNLANAASLDLLTTEEQTLCSALRVLPKPYLLIKETYLRENERRKGLLKRRDARKMMKIDVNKSGRIFDFLVANGILKLMYDPTIKGLGPGKEGHHVGVPIDVTTGRPLVQPVVLQPTAVTNGGP